The window TGTGTTAGTTTGGCCGCTTCCCGGGCCGACTTGATAGCCAATCCTAGCTGGAGATTATCCATACAATACTAGTATAACAAGGATAGTTAAAACTTGAGTTTGGCTGCCATCGCCGCCAGGTCGTCAGCGGATAAATCTGGCTTGGGCTTATTAAACTCTTCTCTTAAGTGTTTATAGATCGGCATAAGGTGGACGTGGGCGTGAGGCACGGCAAAGCCCTCCACGGCCTCGCCGACGCGGGGCGGGGACAGAATCTCCCGGATACGATTGGCTACTTTCTTAGCGCTGAACATCAGGCTGCTATACTGGTCGTCGTCGAGCTCCCACAGGTGGTCAGCGTGGGTTTTGGGTACCACTAACGCATGGCCCGGA of the Candidatus Saccharimonadales bacterium genome contains:
- a CDS encoding HIT family protein; the protein is MFCQIIAGKIPAHKIYEDEQTLAFLDLAPVNPGHALVVPKTHADHLWELDDDQYSSLMFSAKKVANRIREILSPPRVGEAVEGFAVPHAHVHLMPIYKHLREEFNKPKPDLSADDLAAMAAKLKF